One genomic window of Lytechinus variegatus isolate NC3 chromosome 1, Lvar_3.0, whole genome shotgun sequence includes the following:
- the LOC121420922 gene encoding titin-like isoform X1, whose amino-acid sequence MALLNPSTSQLVAYHERNYESDSGFSADDYSSVDPIAVASEITSVASRASKNKSVLKLNTRDDGTVITLDETPVIVDSVHDHGIEDDAGDGVESDVERRNPLVVSFKEDDHIQDSKSGKNKGQKQSIHFVTKRIKASWLDNTYQKAIARARARLAKGNWPEYPEEWRLPHAPLPARPDYTRTGPVASLTGGYLEAKRNRKERRKRSETFPRAKSDTKNTERQTILPPIDALYNSLFANLSASYPSHLLRKRWESSAAAASSSMGATSVSSDLNSTSYLPFIGTARLHPKELTPTVRRDDSSQPPSFCYGCTAELGNLPDSKAPLFFLDNPDNSTDDDRLGIEHAQLVPQNGPAHQHVATTRVCYGCSLSKLPHVHVTKPRRVGGGYTMVRQAVEPYRGDIPKDGGSPPPSTYISDDMSSDDEDIESHYDAEIDEEERGILDYINVAKLDEPTLPLPSIPREKPLPIPLCILEKIKAKDVKAVSLHERHCYACREALKHYWPEYFTLRDESDGSTSGVGTSIGSEALEEEERRQEERRRQLEEARQLRLEEDARRKEEEAERRKNLYKPPKAFQLKKTEKKEIESKDPFSTDRNLNIPKNEGFKLKKTEKQTTKFIEHSRQETEWKEPKKFELTKTEPKTTKTDWKPPERPERLRPATPPTPPPPPKGKKPTVPIEPKKREPPPKKPDPPKQVEKPKPIEKPKPVEKPKEPPQQKREPKPEPKPKPAPKPVEKPVREPPKPKEVPKPKEPPKEKVQPEPKQRPQKEPPPPPPKKEVTKKVEPVKTEPPKPIEKPKKVEEHPRKEKPEKEKPKPIEKEKPKPVEKEKPKPVEKEKPKAIVKEKPKPVVKETPKPVVKEQPKKEIRPVKKQEPPTKPVAAGELFIESAYYILFGQNSISHLKLVYIMFLKKMAFDIVFHFIHPNYHRTCT is encoded by the exons ATGGCGTTGCTCAATCCTTCCACGAGCCAACTCGTAGCATACCACGAGCGAAATTATGAGAGCGATAGCGGGTTTTCGGCCGACGATTACAGCTCTGTGGACCCGATTGCAGTGGCTTCAGAGATCACTTCTGTAGCATCAAGAGCTTCTAAGAACAAGAGTGTCCTCAAGTTGAACACCCGAGATGATGGAACTGTCATCACATTGGACGAAACTCCTGTGATCGTTGACAGCGTCCACGACCATGGGATTGAGGATGATGCCGGCGACGGCGTTGAGTCGGACGTCGAGCGCCGGAATCCTCTCGTCGTTTCCTTCAAAGAGGACGATCATATCCAAGATTCAAAATCTGGCAAAAATAAAGGACAGAAGCAGTCGATCCATTTTGTGACGAAGCGGATCAAAGCTTCTTGGTTAGACAACACCTACCAAAAGGCCATTGCCAGAGCCAGAGCTCGACTTGCCAAGGGCAACTGGCCCGAGTATCCCGAGGAATGGAGGTTGCCCCATGCACCTCTGCCAGCCCGACCTGACTATACAAGAACTGGTCCTGTGGCTTCTCTTACAGGGGGTTACCTGGAGGCCAAACGAAACAGGAAAGAACGAAGAAAAAGAAGCGAAACATTCCCAAGAGCTAAATCt GACACAAAGAATACTGAAAGACAGACCATTCTTCCACCAATTGATGC ACTGTACAACAGCCTCTTCGCCAACCTATCTGCCAGCTACCCTTCACATCTATTGCGGAAACGATGGGAGTCGTCtgcggcggcggcgtcgtcgtcgATGGGTGCGACATCGGTCTCATCAGATCTGAACAGCACCAGCTATCTCCCTTTTATTGGTACCGCTCGTCTTCATCCCAAGGAACTCACCCCTACAGTTCGGCGGGATGACAGTTCACAGCCTCCTAGTTTCTGTTACGGTTGCACGGCCGAGCTTGGGAATCTCCCAGATAGCAAA GCACCTCTGTTCTTTCTTGACAATCCAGATAATAGCACGGATGATGACCGATTAGGCATCGAGCATGCGCAGTTGGTTCCACAAAATGGCCCCGCCCACCAACACGTTGCTACCACCCGAGTCTGCTACGGCTGTTCTCTCAGCAAACTACCACA tgTGCATGTGACGAAGCCACGTCGAGTAGGTGGCGGATACACCATGGTACGTCAAGCTGTCGAGCCTTACAGGGGAGACATACCCAAAGATGGCGGTTCGCCCCCACCCTCAACATATATATCAG ATGACATGTCTTCAGACGATGAGGACATCGAAAGCCACTACGATGCCGAGATCGACGAGGAAGAAAGGGGGATTTTAGATTATATCAATGTCGCAAAGCTGGATGAGCCAACGCTCCCGCTCCCGTCAATCCCACGGGAGAAACCACTCCCGATCCCACTTTGTATCTTGGAAAAGATCAAGGCCAAAGATGTAAAGGCTGTCAGCTTGCATGAAC GACATTGCTACGCTTGTCGCGAAG CTCTCAAACACTATTGGCCGGAATACTTTACCTTGAGAGACGAATCAGATGGCTCGACATCCGGGGTCGGCACCTCTATCGGCTCAGAAG CCTTGGAAGAAGAAGAGCGCCGCCAAGAGGAAAGAAGAAGACAGTTGGAGGAAGCACGACAATTAAGATTAGAAGAAGACGCAAGGCGAAAAGAAGAGGAAGCAGAGAGAAGGAAAAATCTTTACAAAC CTCCTAAAGCATTCCAGTTGAAGAAGACtgagaagaaagaaattgaatCTAAGGACCCCTTCTCGACAGATCGAAATCTGAACATTCCAAAGAACGAAGGGTTCAAACTCAAGAAAACCGAGAAGCAGACGACAAAGTTTATCGAGCATTCCCGACAGGAAACCGAATGGAAAGAGCCGAAGAAATTTGAACTTACGAAGACGGAACCGAAAACAACAAAAACGGATTGGAAGCCCCCGGAAAGACCCGAAAGACTGAGACCTGCGACTCCGCCGACGCCGCCACCTCCACCGAAAGGAAAGAAACCCACAGTGCCCATCGAGCCGAAAAAGCGAGAACCTCCTCCGAAGAAACCCGATCCTCCGAAGCAGGTCGAAAAGCCGAAGCCGATTGAAAAGCCTAAACCCGTTGAAAAGCCGAAAGAACCTCCTCAACAgaaaag AGAGCCAAAGCCGGAACCAAAACCGAAACCCGCACCAAAACCTGTCGAAAAACCGGTTAGAGAACCCCCTAAACCAAAGGAAGTACCGAAACCAAAAGAACCACCCAAAGAGAAAGTGCAACCGGAGCCAAAACAGCGACCACAGAAGGagcctcctccccctcccccgaaGAAAGAAGTAACTAAGAAAGTTGAACCGGTTAAGACGGAGCCTCCAAAACCCATTGAGAAACCGAAGAAAGTCGAAGAACATCCTAGGAAGGAGAAACCGGAAAAGGAAAAGCCGAAACCGATCGAAAAGGAGAAACCCAAACCGGTCGAAAAGGAGAAACCCAAACCGGTCGAAAAGGAGAAACCCAAAGCGATAGTAAAGGAAAAACCCAAACCGGTTGTAAAGGAGACACCCAAACCGGTGGTAAAGGAACAACCGAAAAAGGAAATCCGGCCAGT cAAGAAACAAGAGCCTCCGACGAAGCCAGTAGCAGCAGGTGAGCTTTTTATTGAATCCgcttattatatattatttggCCAAAATTCTATTTCACATTTGAAGTTGgtatatattatgtttttaaaaaaaatggcatttGATATAGTTTTTCACTTTATACATCCTAATTATCATAGAACATGCACGTAA
- the LOC121420922 gene encoding uncharacterized protein LOC121420922 isoform X3, whose product MALLNPSTSQLVAYHERNYESDSGFSADDYSSVDPIAVASEITSVASRASKNKSVLKLNTRDDGTVITLDETPVIVDSVHDHGIEDDAGDGVESDVERRNPLVVSFKEDDHIQDSKSGKNKGQKQSIHFVTKRIKASWLDNTYQKAIARARARLAKGNWPEYPEEWRLPHAPLPARPDYTRTGPVASLTGGYLEAKRNRKERRKRSETFPRAKSDTKNTERQTILPPIDALYNSLFANLSASYPSHLLRKRWESSAAAASSSMGATSVSSDLNSTSYLPFIGTARLHPKELTPTVRRDDSSQPPSFCYGCTAELGNLPDSKAPLFFLDNPDNSTDDDRLGIEHAQLVPQNGPAHQHVATTRVCYGCSLSKLPHVHVTKPRRVGGGYTMVRQAVEPYRGDIPKDGGSPPPSTYISDDMSSDDEDIESHYDAEIDEEERGILDYINVAKLDEPTLPLPSIPREKPLPIPLCILEKIKAKDVKAVSLHERHCYACREALKHYWPEYFTLRDESDGSTSGVGTSIGSEALEEEERRQEERRRQLEEARQLRLEEDARRKEEEAERRKNLYKPPKAFQLKKTEKKEIESKDPFSTDRNLNIPKNEGFKLKKTEKQTTKFIEHSRQETEWKEPKKFELTKTEPKTTKTDWKPPERPERLRPATPPTPPPPPKGKKPTVPIEPKKREPPPKKPDPPKQVEKPKPIEKPKPVEKPKEPPQQKSKKQEPPTKPVAAGELFIESAYYILFGQNSISHLKLVYIMFLKKMAFDIVFHFIHPNYHRTCT is encoded by the exons ATGGCGTTGCTCAATCCTTCCACGAGCCAACTCGTAGCATACCACGAGCGAAATTATGAGAGCGATAGCGGGTTTTCGGCCGACGATTACAGCTCTGTGGACCCGATTGCAGTGGCTTCAGAGATCACTTCTGTAGCATCAAGAGCTTCTAAGAACAAGAGTGTCCTCAAGTTGAACACCCGAGATGATGGAACTGTCATCACATTGGACGAAACTCCTGTGATCGTTGACAGCGTCCACGACCATGGGATTGAGGATGATGCCGGCGACGGCGTTGAGTCGGACGTCGAGCGCCGGAATCCTCTCGTCGTTTCCTTCAAAGAGGACGATCATATCCAAGATTCAAAATCTGGCAAAAATAAAGGACAGAAGCAGTCGATCCATTTTGTGACGAAGCGGATCAAAGCTTCTTGGTTAGACAACACCTACCAAAAGGCCATTGCCAGAGCCAGAGCTCGACTTGCCAAGGGCAACTGGCCCGAGTATCCCGAGGAATGGAGGTTGCCCCATGCACCTCTGCCAGCCCGACCTGACTATACAAGAACTGGTCCTGTGGCTTCTCTTACAGGGGGTTACCTGGAGGCCAAACGAAACAGGAAAGAACGAAGAAAAAGAAGCGAAACATTCCCAAGAGCTAAATCt GACACAAAGAATACTGAAAGACAGACCATTCTTCCACCAATTGATGC ACTGTACAACAGCCTCTTCGCCAACCTATCTGCCAGCTACCCTTCACATCTATTGCGGAAACGATGGGAGTCGTCtgcggcggcggcgtcgtcgtcgATGGGTGCGACATCGGTCTCATCAGATCTGAACAGCACCAGCTATCTCCCTTTTATTGGTACCGCTCGTCTTCATCCCAAGGAACTCACCCCTACAGTTCGGCGGGATGACAGTTCACAGCCTCCTAGTTTCTGTTACGGTTGCACGGCCGAGCTTGGGAATCTCCCAGATAGCAAA GCACCTCTGTTCTTTCTTGACAATCCAGATAATAGCACGGATGATGACCGATTAGGCATCGAGCATGCGCAGTTGGTTCCACAAAATGGCCCCGCCCACCAACACGTTGCTACCACCCGAGTCTGCTACGGCTGTTCTCTCAGCAAACTACCACA tgTGCATGTGACGAAGCCACGTCGAGTAGGTGGCGGATACACCATGGTACGTCAAGCTGTCGAGCCTTACAGGGGAGACATACCCAAAGATGGCGGTTCGCCCCCACCCTCAACATATATATCAG ATGACATGTCTTCAGACGATGAGGACATCGAAAGCCACTACGATGCCGAGATCGACGAGGAAGAAAGGGGGATTTTAGATTATATCAATGTCGCAAAGCTGGATGAGCCAACGCTCCCGCTCCCGTCAATCCCACGGGAGAAACCACTCCCGATCCCACTTTGTATCTTGGAAAAGATCAAGGCCAAAGATGTAAAGGCTGTCAGCTTGCATGAAC GACATTGCTACGCTTGTCGCGAAG CTCTCAAACACTATTGGCCGGAATACTTTACCTTGAGAGACGAATCAGATGGCTCGACATCCGGGGTCGGCACCTCTATCGGCTCAGAAG CCTTGGAAGAAGAAGAGCGCCGCCAAGAGGAAAGAAGAAGACAGTTGGAGGAAGCACGACAATTAAGATTAGAAGAAGACGCAAGGCGAAAAGAAGAGGAAGCAGAGAGAAGGAAAAATCTTTACAAAC CTCCTAAAGCATTCCAGTTGAAGAAGACtgagaagaaagaaattgaatCTAAGGACCCCTTCTCGACAGATCGAAATCTGAACATTCCAAAGAACGAAGGGTTCAAACTCAAGAAAACCGAGAAGCAGACGACAAAGTTTATCGAGCATTCCCGACAGGAAACCGAATGGAAAGAGCCGAAGAAATTTGAACTTACGAAGACGGAACCGAAAACAACAAAAACGGATTGGAAGCCCCCGGAAAGACCCGAAAGACTGAGACCTGCGACTCCGCCGACGCCGCCACCTCCACCGAAAGGAAAGAAACCCACAGTGCCCATCGAGCCGAAAAAGCGAGAACCTCCTCCGAAGAAACCCGATCCTCCGAAGCAGGTCGAAAAGCCGAAGCCGATTGAAAAGCCTAAACCCGTTGAAAAGCCGAAAGAACCTCCTCAACAgaaaag cAAGAAACAAGAGCCTCCGACGAAGCCAGTAGCAGCAGGTGAGCTTTTTATTGAATCCgcttattatatattatttggCCAAAATTCTATTTCACATTTGAAGTTGgtatatattatgtttttaaaaaaaatggcatttGATATAGTTTTTCACTTTATACATCCTAATTATCATAGAACATGCACGTAA
- the LOC121420922 gene encoding protein PRRC2C-like isoform X2, which yields MALLNPSTSQLVAYHERNYESDSGFSADDYSSVDPIAVASEITSVASRASKNKSVLKLNTRDDGTVITLDETPVIVDSVHDHGIEDDAGDGVESDVERRNPLVVSFKEDDHIQDSKSGKNKGQKQSIHFVTKRIKASWLDNTYQKAIARARARLAKGNWPEYPEEWRLPHAPLPARPDYTRTGPVASLTGGYLEAKRNRKERRKRSETFPRAKSDTKNTERQTILPPIDALYNSLFANLSASYPSHLLRKRWESSAAAASSSMGATSVSSDLNSTSYLPFIGTARLHPKELTPTVRRDDSSQPPSFCYGCTAELGNLPDSKAPLFFLDNPDNSTDDDRLGIEHAQLVPQNGPAHQHVATTRVCYGCSLSKLPHVHVTKPRRVGGGYTMVRQAVEPYRGDIPKDGGSPPPSTYISALEEEERRQEERRRQLEEARQLRLEEDARRKEEEAERRKNLYKPPKAFQLKKTEKKEIESKDPFSTDRNLNIPKNEGFKLKKTEKQTTKFIEHSRQETEWKEPKKFELTKTEPKTTKTDWKPPERPERLRPATPPTPPPPPKGKKPTVPIEPKKREPPPKKPDPPKQVEKPKPIEKPKPVEKPKEPPQQKREPKPEPKPKPAPKPVEKPVREPPKPKEVPKPKEPPKEKVQPEPKQRPQKEPPPPPPKKEVTKKVEPVKTEPPKPIEKPKKVEEHPRKEKPEKEKPKPIEKEKPKPVEKEKPKPVEKEKPKAIVKEKPKPVVKETPKPVVKEQPKKEIRPVKKQEPPTKPVAAGELFIESAYYILFGQNSISHLKLVYIMFLKKMAFDIVFHFIHPNYHRTCT from the exons ATGGCGTTGCTCAATCCTTCCACGAGCCAACTCGTAGCATACCACGAGCGAAATTATGAGAGCGATAGCGGGTTTTCGGCCGACGATTACAGCTCTGTGGACCCGATTGCAGTGGCTTCAGAGATCACTTCTGTAGCATCAAGAGCTTCTAAGAACAAGAGTGTCCTCAAGTTGAACACCCGAGATGATGGAACTGTCATCACATTGGACGAAACTCCTGTGATCGTTGACAGCGTCCACGACCATGGGATTGAGGATGATGCCGGCGACGGCGTTGAGTCGGACGTCGAGCGCCGGAATCCTCTCGTCGTTTCCTTCAAAGAGGACGATCATATCCAAGATTCAAAATCTGGCAAAAATAAAGGACAGAAGCAGTCGATCCATTTTGTGACGAAGCGGATCAAAGCTTCTTGGTTAGACAACACCTACCAAAAGGCCATTGCCAGAGCCAGAGCTCGACTTGCCAAGGGCAACTGGCCCGAGTATCCCGAGGAATGGAGGTTGCCCCATGCACCTCTGCCAGCCCGACCTGACTATACAAGAACTGGTCCTGTGGCTTCTCTTACAGGGGGTTACCTGGAGGCCAAACGAAACAGGAAAGAACGAAGAAAAAGAAGCGAAACATTCCCAAGAGCTAAATCt GACACAAAGAATACTGAAAGACAGACCATTCTTCCACCAATTGATGC ACTGTACAACAGCCTCTTCGCCAACCTATCTGCCAGCTACCCTTCACATCTATTGCGGAAACGATGGGAGTCGTCtgcggcggcggcgtcgtcgtcgATGGGTGCGACATCGGTCTCATCAGATCTGAACAGCACCAGCTATCTCCCTTTTATTGGTACCGCTCGTCTTCATCCCAAGGAACTCACCCCTACAGTTCGGCGGGATGACAGTTCACAGCCTCCTAGTTTCTGTTACGGTTGCACGGCCGAGCTTGGGAATCTCCCAGATAGCAAA GCACCTCTGTTCTTTCTTGACAATCCAGATAATAGCACGGATGATGACCGATTAGGCATCGAGCATGCGCAGTTGGTTCCACAAAATGGCCCCGCCCACCAACACGTTGCTACCACCCGAGTCTGCTACGGCTGTTCTCTCAGCAAACTACCACA tgTGCATGTGACGAAGCCACGTCGAGTAGGTGGCGGATACACCATGGTACGTCAAGCTGTCGAGCCTTACAGGGGAGACATACCCAAAGATGGCGGTTCGCCCCCACCCTCAACATATATATCAG CCTTGGAAGAAGAAGAGCGCCGCCAAGAGGAAAGAAGAAGACAGTTGGAGGAAGCACGACAATTAAGATTAGAAGAAGACGCAAGGCGAAAAGAAGAGGAAGCAGAGAGAAGGAAAAATCTTTACAAAC CTCCTAAAGCATTCCAGTTGAAGAAGACtgagaagaaagaaattgaatCTAAGGACCCCTTCTCGACAGATCGAAATCTGAACATTCCAAAGAACGAAGGGTTCAAACTCAAGAAAACCGAGAAGCAGACGACAAAGTTTATCGAGCATTCCCGACAGGAAACCGAATGGAAAGAGCCGAAGAAATTTGAACTTACGAAGACGGAACCGAAAACAACAAAAACGGATTGGAAGCCCCCGGAAAGACCCGAAAGACTGAGACCTGCGACTCCGCCGACGCCGCCACCTCCACCGAAAGGAAAGAAACCCACAGTGCCCATCGAGCCGAAAAAGCGAGAACCTCCTCCGAAGAAACCCGATCCTCCGAAGCAGGTCGAAAAGCCGAAGCCGATTGAAAAGCCTAAACCCGTTGAAAAGCCGAAAGAACCTCCTCAACAgaaaag AGAGCCAAAGCCGGAACCAAAACCGAAACCCGCACCAAAACCTGTCGAAAAACCGGTTAGAGAACCCCCTAAACCAAAGGAAGTACCGAAACCAAAAGAACCACCCAAAGAGAAAGTGCAACCGGAGCCAAAACAGCGACCACAGAAGGagcctcctccccctcccccgaaGAAAGAAGTAACTAAGAAAGTTGAACCGGTTAAGACGGAGCCTCCAAAACCCATTGAGAAACCGAAGAAAGTCGAAGAACATCCTAGGAAGGAGAAACCGGAAAAGGAAAAGCCGAAACCGATCGAAAAGGAGAAACCCAAACCGGTCGAAAAGGAGAAACCCAAACCGGTCGAAAAGGAGAAACCCAAAGCGATAGTAAAGGAAAAACCCAAACCGGTTGTAAAGGAGACACCCAAACCGGTGGTAAAGGAACAACCGAAAAAGGAAATCCGGCCAGT cAAGAAACAAGAGCCTCCGACGAAGCCAGTAGCAGCAGGTGAGCTTTTTATTGAATCCgcttattatatattatttggCCAAAATTCTATTTCACATTTGAAGTTGgtatatattatgtttttaaaaaaaatggcatttGATATAGTTTTTCACTTTATACATCCTAATTATCATAGAACATGCACGTAA
- the LOC121420922 gene encoding pollen-specific leucine-rich repeat extensin-like protein 1 isoform X4: protein MTENSPEDITEPRNVIRLERYCCRAFAAFIERREYWQNRKELERWERLYNSLFANLSASYPSHLLRKRWESSAAAASSSMGATSVSSDLNSTSYLPFIGTARLHPKELTPTVRRDDSSQPPSFCYGCTAELGNLPDSKAPLFFLDNPDNSTDDDRLGIEHAQLVPQNGPAHQHVATTRVCYGCSLSKLPHVHVTKPRRVGGGYTMVRQAVEPYRGDIPKDGGSPPPSTYISDDMSSDDEDIESHYDAEIDEEERGILDYINVAKLDEPTLPLPSIPREKPLPIPLCILEKIKAKDVKAVSLHERHCYACREALKHYWPEYFTLRDESDGSTSGVGTSIGSEALEEEERRQEERRRQLEEARQLRLEEDARRKEEEAERRKNLYKPPKAFQLKKTEKKEIESKDPFSTDRNLNIPKNEGFKLKKTEKQTTKFIEHSRQETEWKEPKKFELTKTEPKTTKTDWKPPERPERLRPATPPTPPPPPKGKKPTVPIEPKKREPPPKKPDPPKQVEKPKPIEKPKPVEKPKEPPQQKREPKPEPKPKPAPKPVEKPVREPPKPKEVPKPKEPPKEKVQPEPKQRPQKEPPPPPPKKEVTKKVEPVKTEPPKPIEKPKKVEEHPRKEKPEKEKPKPIEKEKPKPVEKEKPKPVEKEKPKAIVKEKPKPVVKETPKPVVKEQPKKEIRPVKKQEPPTKPVAAGELFIESAYYILFGQNSISHLKLVYIMFLKKMAFDIVFHFIHPNYHRTCT, encoded by the exons ATGACAGAGAATTCACCAGAAGATATTACTGAACCAAGGAATGTCATTCGGCTTGAGCGGTATTGCTGCCGCGCATTTGCTGCCTTCATAGAGAGAAGGGAATATTGGCAAAATCGCAAGGAACTAGAGCGTTGGGAAAG ACTGTACAACAGCCTCTTCGCCAACCTATCTGCCAGCTACCCTTCACATCTATTGCGGAAACGATGGGAGTCGTCtgcggcggcggcgtcgtcgtcgATGGGTGCGACATCGGTCTCATCAGATCTGAACAGCACCAGCTATCTCCCTTTTATTGGTACCGCTCGTCTTCATCCCAAGGAACTCACCCCTACAGTTCGGCGGGATGACAGTTCACAGCCTCCTAGTTTCTGTTACGGTTGCACGGCCGAGCTTGGGAATCTCCCAGATAGCAAA GCACCTCTGTTCTTTCTTGACAATCCAGATAATAGCACGGATGATGACCGATTAGGCATCGAGCATGCGCAGTTGGTTCCACAAAATGGCCCCGCCCACCAACACGTTGCTACCACCCGAGTCTGCTACGGCTGTTCTCTCAGCAAACTACCACA tgTGCATGTGACGAAGCCACGTCGAGTAGGTGGCGGATACACCATGGTACGTCAAGCTGTCGAGCCTTACAGGGGAGACATACCCAAAGATGGCGGTTCGCCCCCACCCTCAACATATATATCAG ATGACATGTCTTCAGACGATGAGGACATCGAAAGCCACTACGATGCCGAGATCGACGAGGAAGAAAGGGGGATTTTAGATTATATCAATGTCGCAAAGCTGGATGAGCCAACGCTCCCGCTCCCGTCAATCCCACGGGAGAAACCACTCCCGATCCCACTTTGTATCTTGGAAAAGATCAAGGCCAAAGATGTAAAGGCTGTCAGCTTGCATGAAC GACATTGCTACGCTTGTCGCGAAG CTCTCAAACACTATTGGCCGGAATACTTTACCTTGAGAGACGAATCAGATGGCTCGACATCCGGGGTCGGCACCTCTATCGGCTCAGAAG CCTTGGAAGAAGAAGAGCGCCGCCAAGAGGAAAGAAGAAGACAGTTGGAGGAAGCACGACAATTAAGATTAGAAGAAGACGCAAGGCGAAAAGAAGAGGAAGCAGAGAGAAGGAAAAATCTTTACAAAC CTCCTAAAGCATTCCAGTTGAAGAAGACtgagaagaaagaaattgaatCTAAGGACCCCTTCTCGACAGATCGAAATCTGAACATTCCAAAGAACGAAGGGTTCAAACTCAAGAAAACCGAGAAGCAGACGACAAAGTTTATCGAGCATTCCCGACAGGAAACCGAATGGAAAGAGCCGAAGAAATTTGAACTTACGAAGACGGAACCGAAAACAACAAAAACGGATTGGAAGCCCCCGGAAAGACCCGAAAGACTGAGACCTGCGACTCCGCCGACGCCGCCACCTCCACCGAAAGGAAAGAAACCCACAGTGCCCATCGAGCCGAAAAAGCGAGAACCTCCTCCGAAGAAACCCGATCCTCCGAAGCAGGTCGAAAAGCCGAAGCCGATTGAAAAGCCTAAACCCGTTGAAAAGCCGAAAGAACCTCCTCAACAgaaaag AGAGCCAAAGCCGGAACCAAAACCGAAACCCGCACCAAAACCTGTCGAAAAACCGGTTAGAGAACCCCCTAAACCAAAGGAAGTACCGAAACCAAAAGAACCACCCAAAGAGAAAGTGCAACCGGAGCCAAAACAGCGACCACAGAAGGagcctcctccccctcccccgaaGAAAGAAGTAACTAAGAAAGTTGAACCGGTTAAGACGGAGCCTCCAAAACCCATTGAGAAACCGAAGAAAGTCGAAGAACATCCTAGGAAGGAGAAACCGGAAAAGGAAAAGCCGAAACCGATCGAAAAGGAGAAACCCAAACCGGTCGAAAAGGAGAAACCCAAACCGGTCGAAAAGGAGAAACCCAAAGCGATAGTAAAGGAAAAACCCAAACCGGTTGTAAAGGAGACACCCAAACCGGTGGTAAAGGAACAACCGAAAAAGGAAATCCGGCCAGT cAAGAAACAAGAGCCTCCGACGAAGCCAGTAGCAGCAGGTGAGCTTTTTATTGAATCCgcttattatatattatttggCCAAAATTCTATTTCACATTTGAAGTTGgtatatattatgtttttaaaaaaaatggcatttGATATAGTTTTTCACTTTATACATCCTAATTATCATAGAACATGCACGTAA